A single Nicotiana tabacum cultivar K326 chromosome 5, ASM71507v2, whole genome shotgun sequence DNA region contains:
- the LOC107813699 gene encoding kinesin-like protein KIN-7D, mitochondrial isoform X1, with product MASSSRGSRSSSPFQYRSKPSTPYSSSSSSSSSVMNPKLLPRSYSSSTTSFYGSSNGYNSRSMSRSDSMYSQGYENRTPVSYTSEAEEELIDEPVDEMSRSGDSISVTVRFRPMSEREYQKGDEIAWYADGDKIVRNEYNPATAYAFDRVFGPQTITQEVYEVAARPVVKAAMEGIHGTVFAYGVTSSGKTHTMHGDHSCPGIIPLAIKDVFSIIQDTPGREFLIRVSYIEIYNEVINDLLDPTGQNLRVREDAQGTYVEGIKEEVVLSPGHALSFIAAGEEHRHIGSNNFNLFSSRSHTIFSLMIESSAHGDEYDGVIFSQLNLIDLAGSESSKTETTGLRRKEGSYINKSLLTLGTVIGKLSEGKACHVPYRDSKLTRLLQSSLSGHGHVSLICTLTPASSNMEETHNTLKFASRAKRVEIYASRNKIIDEKSLIKKYQREISCLKQELDQLRRGVLVGVNHEELMNLRQQLEEGQVKMQSRLEEEEEEKAALLSRIQRLTKLILVSSKSSIPGYLGDAAAHQRSVSASEDDKLDGSILTDSENQKDPSSDSSDLKNKRSSSKWNDDLSQAGSTITELAEMGELLGGSSCGSKLPIEGISMADEMDLLAEQVKMLSGEIAFSSSTLKRLMEQSVNDPESSRTQIENLEREIQEKRNQMRILEQRIVENGEASVSKASLVEMQQTLMKLMTQCSEKCFELEITSADNRILQEELQNKCSENKELQEKIYHLEQQLDAVKAERSYPLQRVSDEYVDELRKKIQSQDIENGKLKLEHVQIVEENSGLHVQNQKLSEEALYAKELASAAAVELKNLAGEVTKLSLQNAKLEKELLAAREMLNSRSSITQTGNIGSRKHGENLRSGRRSRIPGRGSEIPGAIHDDFDTWDLDPEDLKMELQARKQREAALEAVLAEKEVVEDEYRQKVEEGKKREAALENDLANMWVLVAQLKKESGARQDPKLAAERQNVEDSLSDAKINDIDHKDPILIDSQAVNHTASIAEAPKVEPLVARLKARMQEMKEKEHRYSGNGDANSNVCKVCFESPTAAMLLPCRHFCLCKSCSLACFECPICRTNIADRIFAFT from the exons ATGGCTTCATCGTCGAGAGGTAGTCGAAGTAGTTCACCATTTCAGTACCGTAGTAAACCTTCAACTCCGTACTCATCATCTTCGTCATCCTCATCATCCGTCATGAACCCTAAGCTACTGCCGCGATCTTACTCTTCATCTACGACGTCGTTTTACGGCTCTTCAAATGGCTACAATTCCAGATCCATGAGTCGTTCCGATTCGATGTACTCGCAAGGTTACGAAAATCGTACGCCGGTCAGTTACACGTCGGAAGCGGAAGAGGAGTTGATTGATGAACCAGTTGATGAAATGTCTAGATCGGGAGATAGCATTTCAGTCACTGTCAGGTTTCGCCCAATGAG TGAACGAGAATATCAGAAGGGCGATGAAATTGCATGGTATGCAGATGGTGATAAAATTGTGCGGAACGAGTATAATCCAGCCACAGCTTATGCATTTG ATAGAGTGTTTGGACCTCAAACAATTACTCAAGAAGTTTATGAAGTAGCTGCTCGACCCGTGGTCAAGGCTGCAATGGAAGGCATACATG GCACAGTATTTGCTTATGGAGTTACAAGTAGTGGAAAGACGCACACTATGCAT GGAGATCACAGTTGTCCGGGCATAATTCCTTTGGCGATAAAGGACGTTTTCAGCATTATTCAAGAT ACTCCTGGACGCGAATTCTTAATCCGTGTGTCATATATTGAAATCTACAACGAG GTTATCAATGACTTGCTGGATCCTACTGGCCAGAATTTGCGTGTCAGGGAAGATGCACAG GGTACTTATGTTGAAGGTATAAAGGAGGAAGTTGTTTTGTCACCCGGTCATGCTCTTTCGTTCATTGCTGCTGGGGAAG AGCACCGTCACATTGGTTCAAATAATTTCAATTTGTTCAGTAGCCGCAGTCACACAATATTCTCCTTG ATGATTGAAAGTAGTGCCCATGGTGATGAGTATGATGGAGTGATCTTCTCACAGCTT AACCTGATTGATTTAGCAGGGTCTGAGAGCTCTAAAACTGAAACAACGGGATTACGGAGAAAGGAAGGATCATACATAAATAAAAGTCTGCTGACTCTAGGAACT GTCATTGGAAAACTTAGTGAAGGGAAGGCATGTCATGTTCCTTATCGGGATTCTAAACTTACTCGCCTACTCCAGTCATCGCTGAGTGGACATGGACATGTTTCA CTCATATGTACTCTTACTCCTGCTTCAAGCAATATGGAGGAAACACATAATACGTTAAAATTTGCAAGTAGGGCTAAACGTGTTGAGATTTATGCATCACGCAACAAG ATAATTGATGAGAAGTCTCTGATTAAGAAATATCAAAGGGAAATATCATGTCTGAAACAAGAGCTTGATCAGCTAAGAAGAGGGGTGCTTGTCGGTGTCAATCATGAAGAGCTTATGAACTTGAGACAGCAG TTGGAAGAGGGACAAGTGAAAATGCAGTCAAGATtggaagaggaggaggaagagaaGGCAGCTCTACTGAGTCGGATACAGAGGCTGACTAAACTGATCCTTGTTTCTTCAAAGAGTTCAATTCCTGGTTATTTGGGTGATGCTGCTGCTCATCAAAGGAGTGTTTCTGCTTCTGAAGATGAT AAATTGGACGGTTCTATTCTCACAGATAGCGAGAATCAGAAAGACCCTTCGTCAGATAGTTCTGATTTAAAAAACAAAAGATCCTCTAGCAAGTGGAATGATGATCTATCACAGGCTGGAAGTACGATTACTGAATTGGCTGAGATGGGTGAACTTCTTGGCGGTTCTTCCTGTGGTTCAAAGCTGCCCATA GAAGGTATCTCAATGGCAGATGAAATGGACCTCCTGGCTGAGCAAGTTAAGATGCTTAGTGGAGAGATTGCATTCAGCAGCAGTACATTGAAGCGGTTGATGGAGCAATCTGTAAATGATCCTGAGAGTTCAAGAACTCAA ATTGAAAATTTAGAGCGCGaaatacaagaaaagagaaaTCAAATGAGGATCCTGGAACAGCGCATTGTTGAAAACGGTGAAGCATCAGTTTCTAAAGCATCATTAGTTGAAATGCAGCAG ACTCTGATGAAATTGATGACACAGTGTAGCGAGAAGTGCTTTGAGCTTGAG ATAACATCAGCGGACAATAGGATTCTTCAGGAAGAGCTGCAAAACAAG TGTTCAGAGAACAAGGAACTGCAGGAAAAGATTTATCATCTTGAGCAGCAGCTGGATGCAGTTAAGGCTGAAAGGTCATACCCATTACAACGTGTATCTGATGAATATGTTGATGAGCTTAGAAAGAAAATTCAGTCCCAG GATATTGAAAATGGTAAACTGAAGCTAGAACATGTCCAGATCGTAGAGGAAAATAGTGGGTTACATGTACAGAACCAGAAATTGTCTGAGGAAGCTTTGTATGCAAAAGAATTAGCATCTGCTGCTGCTGTTGAACTTAAAAACTTAGCTGGTGAAGTCACAAAGCTCTCGTTACAGAATGCAAAACTagagaaagagttgttggctgCTAGAGAGATGCTGAATTCTCGAAGTTCCATTACACAAACTGGTAACATTGGCAGCCGAAAGCATGGTGAAAACCTACGATCAGGGCGTAGAAGTCGGATCCCTGGCAGAGGAAGTGAAATTCCAGGAGCGATTCATGATGACTTTGACACATGGGACCTAGACCCTGAAGATCTAAAGATGGAGTTGCAGGCCAGGAAACAGCGAGAGGCAGCTCTGGAGGCTGTCTTGGCTGAGAAGGAAGTTGTGGAAGACGAGTACAGGCAAAAGGTTGAAGAGGGAAAGAAAAGGGAGGCAGCCCTGGAAAACGATTTAGCAAATATGTGGGTACTTGTTGCTCAGCTGAAGAAAGAAAGCGGTGCTAGGCAAGATCCAAAGCTGGCAGCTGAAAGGCAGAATGTAGAAGACAGTCTGAGTGATGCAAAAATCAATGATATCGATCACAAGGATCCGATCCTCATTGATAGCCAAGCCGTGAATCATACAGCTTCCATTGCTGAGGCTCCAAAGGTTGAACCGCTTGTTGCCCGCTTGAAG GCTCGAATGCAAGagatgaaggaaaaggaacataGGTACTCGGGTAATGGTGATGCAAATTCAAATGTATGTAAAGTGTGTTTTGAATCACCCACTGCTGCAATGCTTCTTCCATGCCGCCATTTTTGCT TGTGCAAGTCTTGTTCCCTTGCCTGCTTCGAGTGTCCCATATGTCGGACAAATATTGCAGATAGGATTTTTGCCTTTACTTGA
- the LOC107813699 gene encoding kinesin-like protein KIN-7D, mitochondrial isoform X2, translating to MEGIHGTVFAYGVTSSGKTHTMHGDHSCPGIIPLAIKDVFSIIQDTPGREFLIRVSYIEIYNEVINDLLDPTGQNLRVREDAQGTYVEGIKEEVVLSPGHALSFIAAGEEHRHIGSNNFNLFSSRSHTIFSLMIESSAHGDEYDGVIFSQLNLIDLAGSESSKTETTGLRRKEGSYINKSLLTLGTVIGKLSEGKACHVPYRDSKLTRLLQSSLSGHGHVSLICTLTPASSNMEETHNTLKFASRAKRVEIYASRNKIIDEKSLIKKYQREISCLKQELDQLRRGVLVGVNHEELMNLRQQLEEGQVKMQSRLEEEEEEKAALLSRIQRLTKLILVSSKSSIPGYLGDAAAHQRSVSASEDDKLDGSILTDSENQKDPSSDSSDLKNKRSSSKWNDDLSQAGSTITELAEMGELLGGSSCGSKLPIEGISMADEMDLLAEQVKMLSGEIAFSSSTLKRLMEQSVNDPESSRTQIENLEREIQEKRNQMRILEQRIVENGEASVSKASLVEMQQTLMKLMTQCSEKCFELEITSADNRILQEELQNKCSENKELQEKIYHLEQQLDAVKAERSYPLQRVSDEYVDELRKKIQSQDIENGKLKLEHVQIVEENSGLHVQNQKLSEEALYAKELASAAAVELKNLAGEVTKLSLQNAKLEKELLAAREMLNSRSSITQTGNIGSRKHGENLRSGRRSRIPGRGSEIPGAIHDDFDTWDLDPEDLKMELQARKQREAALEAVLAEKEVVEDEYRQKVEEGKKREAALENDLANMWVLVAQLKKESGARQDPKLAAERQNVEDSLSDAKINDIDHKDPILIDSQAVNHTASIAEAPKVEPLVARLKARMQEMKEKEHRYSGNGDANSNVCKVCFESPTAAMLLPCRHFCLCKSCSLACFECPICRTNIADRIFAFT from the exons ATGGAAGGCATACATG GCACAGTATTTGCTTATGGAGTTACAAGTAGTGGAAAGACGCACACTATGCAT GGAGATCACAGTTGTCCGGGCATAATTCCTTTGGCGATAAAGGACGTTTTCAGCATTATTCAAGAT ACTCCTGGACGCGAATTCTTAATCCGTGTGTCATATATTGAAATCTACAACGAG GTTATCAATGACTTGCTGGATCCTACTGGCCAGAATTTGCGTGTCAGGGAAGATGCACAG GGTACTTATGTTGAAGGTATAAAGGAGGAAGTTGTTTTGTCACCCGGTCATGCTCTTTCGTTCATTGCTGCTGGGGAAG AGCACCGTCACATTGGTTCAAATAATTTCAATTTGTTCAGTAGCCGCAGTCACACAATATTCTCCTTG ATGATTGAAAGTAGTGCCCATGGTGATGAGTATGATGGAGTGATCTTCTCACAGCTT AACCTGATTGATTTAGCAGGGTCTGAGAGCTCTAAAACTGAAACAACGGGATTACGGAGAAAGGAAGGATCATACATAAATAAAAGTCTGCTGACTCTAGGAACT GTCATTGGAAAACTTAGTGAAGGGAAGGCATGTCATGTTCCTTATCGGGATTCTAAACTTACTCGCCTACTCCAGTCATCGCTGAGTGGACATGGACATGTTTCA CTCATATGTACTCTTACTCCTGCTTCAAGCAATATGGAGGAAACACATAATACGTTAAAATTTGCAAGTAGGGCTAAACGTGTTGAGATTTATGCATCACGCAACAAG ATAATTGATGAGAAGTCTCTGATTAAGAAATATCAAAGGGAAATATCATGTCTGAAACAAGAGCTTGATCAGCTAAGAAGAGGGGTGCTTGTCGGTGTCAATCATGAAGAGCTTATGAACTTGAGACAGCAG TTGGAAGAGGGACAAGTGAAAATGCAGTCAAGATtggaagaggaggaggaagagaaGGCAGCTCTACTGAGTCGGATACAGAGGCTGACTAAACTGATCCTTGTTTCTTCAAAGAGTTCAATTCCTGGTTATTTGGGTGATGCTGCTGCTCATCAAAGGAGTGTTTCTGCTTCTGAAGATGAT AAATTGGACGGTTCTATTCTCACAGATAGCGAGAATCAGAAAGACCCTTCGTCAGATAGTTCTGATTTAAAAAACAAAAGATCCTCTAGCAAGTGGAATGATGATCTATCACAGGCTGGAAGTACGATTACTGAATTGGCTGAGATGGGTGAACTTCTTGGCGGTTCTTCCTGTGGTTCAAAGCTGCCCATA GAAGGTATCTCAATGGCAGATGAAATGGACCTCCTGGCTGAGCAAGTTAAGATGCTTAGTGGAGAGATTGCATTCAGCAGCAGTACATTGAAGCGGTTGATGGAGCAATCTGTAAATGATCCTGAGAGTTCAAGAACTCAA ATTGAAAATTTAGAGCGCGaaatacaagaaaagagaaaTCAAATGAGGATCCTGGAACAGCGCATTGTTGAAAACGGTGAAGCATCAGTTTCTAAAGCATCATTAGTTGAAATGCAGCAG ACTCTGATGAAATTGATGACACAGTGTAGCGAGAAGTGCTTTGAGCTTGAG ATAACATCAGCGGACAATAGGATTCTTCAGGAAGAGCTGCAAAACAAG TGTTCAGAGAACAAGGAACTGCAGGAAAAGATTTATCATCTTGAGCAGCAGCTGGATGCAGTTAAGGCTGAAAGGTCATACCCATTACAACGTGTATCTGATGAATATGTTGATGAGCTTAGAAAGAAAATTCAGTCCCAG GATATTGAAAATGGTAAACTGAAGCTAGAACATGTCCAGATCGTAGAGGAAAATAGTGGGTTACATGTACAGAACCAGAAATTGTCTGAGGAAGCTTTGTATGCAAAAGAATTAGCATCTGCTGCTGCTGTTGAACTTAAAAACTTAGCTGGTGAAGTCACAAAGCTCTCGTTACAGAATGCAAAACTagagaaagagttgttggctgCTAGAGAGATGCTGAATTCTCGAAGTTCCATTACACAAACTGGTAACATTGGCAGCCGAAAGCATGGTGAAAACCTACGATCAGGGCGTAGAAGTCGGATCCCTGGCAGAGGAAGTGAAATTCCAGGAGCGATTCATGATGACTTTGACACATGGGACCTAGACCCTGAAGATCTAAAGATGGAGTTGCAGGCCAGGAAACAGCGAGAGGCAGCTCTGGAGGCTGTCTTGGCTGAGAAGGAAGTTGTGGAAGACGAGTACAGGCAAAAGGTTGAAGAGGGAAAGAAAAGGGAGGCAGCCCTGGAAAACGATTTAGCAAATATGTGGGTACTTGTTGCTCAGCTGAAGAAAGAAAGCGGTGCTAGGCAAGATCCAAAGCTGGCAGCTGAAAGGCAGAATGTAGAAGACAGTCTGAGTGATGCAAAAATCAATGATATCGATCACAAGGATCCGATCCTCATTGATAGCCAAGCCGTGAATCATACAGCTTCCATTGCTGAGGCTCCAAAGGTTGAACCGCTTGTTGCCCGCTTGAAG GCTCGAATGCAAGagatgaaggaaaaggaacataGGTACTCGGGTAATGGTGATGCAAATTCAAATGTATGTAAAGTGTGTTTTGAATCACCCACTGCTGCAATGCTTCTTCCATGCCGCCATTTTTGCT TGTGCAAGTCTTGTTCCCTTGCCTGCTTCGAGTGTCCCATATGTCGGACAAATATTGCAGATAGGATTTTTGCCTTTACTTGA
- the LOC107783236 gene encoding protein SHI RELATED SEQUENCE 3-like: MMMMMREDGISSNSRCQDCGNQAKKDCPYLRCRTCCKSRGFQCQTHVKSTWIPVSRRRPRHHLLHTIQQQQQQQKQLQANPKRYRENDNNLAAGGKEEDLPTELSLPAVFRCVRVSSVDNVVDQYAYQTSVKIAGHVFKGILYDQGPETETHYTNMARESSSNGFQQEQLTTNLTQPLPSYPSPFNNFMPGINIFCQIPKNHLL, from the exons atgatgatgatgatgagagaAGATGGAATATCATCAAACAGTAGGTGTCAAGACTGTGGAAATCAAGCAAAGAAAGATTGTCCATATTTGAGGTGCAGAACTTGCTGTAAAAGCCGAGGGTTTCAGTGTCAAACCCATGTCAAAAGCACTTGGATCCCTGTCTCTAGAAGACGTCCAAGGCACCACCTTCTTCATACTAttcaacaacaacagcagcagcagaagCAGCTTCAAGCAAACCCTAAAAGATACAGAGAAAATGATAATAATCTTGCTGCAG GTGGGAAAGAAGAAGATCTACCAACAGAATTGAGTTTACCAGCAGTATTTCGATGTGTTCGAGTAAGTTCAGTAGACAATGTGGTGGATCAATATGCTTATCAGACATCAGTGAAAATAGCAGGACATGTATTTAAAGGGATATTATATGATCAAGGCCCTGAGACTGAGACTCATTACACTAATATGGCTAGGGAAAGCTCCTCAAATGGCTTCCAGCAAGAGCAACTTACAACAAATTTAACACAACCACTACCTTCTTACCCTAGTCCTTTTAATAATTTCATGCCTG GAATTAATATTTTCTGCCAAataccaaaaaatcacttattataG